A window of Chloroflexota bacterium contains these coding sequences:
- a CDS encoding cupin domain-containing protein yields MIDAEAALDALNRWMAARHMRGYWMQEGGGAGAQVTPHLWKWEDVYAGLVKSGAVVPSGEARAAGPRRIKIRHPGAAGVPRAVSVGAAIQMPGELLGPLRGGANVARFVVQAGAIVTAEGETFSADAGDLLVWPAGTEGEWRSPGPNPTIWIECDDAGLLDLVLPGLPVFPLADGQRRSPPKPSGYFAATRDRMSRADSTRWRPPMRYAWSDAFAALTALKASDPRGDPHDGIHLRYTSPVDRGPTLPTFSCAIQLLTPRNATSAHRHNSTAIYHVVRGEGSTEVGGERLDWCEGDVFCVPPWTWHRHANPSQQDAILFSVDDWPAMSTLGFYRVENEEESHELQAIFSESRPPFSRRKSSSRATI; encoded by the coding sequence GCGGCGGGGCGGGCGCCCAGGTAACCCCACACCTCTGGAAATGGGAAGACGTGTACGCTGGCCTCGTGAAATCGGGAGCGGTCGTTCCGTCGGGCGAGGCCCGCGCGGCGGGCCCACGCCGCATCAAGATCCGACACCCCGGTGCGGCGGGCGTCCCGCGCGCGGTCTCGGTGGGAGCCGCGATCCAGATGCCCGGCGAGCTCCTCGGCCCGCTGCGGGGGGGAGCAAACGTTGCCCGCTTCGTCGTCCAGGCCGGTGCGATTGTGACCGCCGAGGGCGAGACCTTTTCGGCCGACGCGGGAGATCTCCTCGTGTGGCCCGCAGGGACCGAGGGCGAATGGCGCAGCCCCGGCCCGAATCCGACCATCTGGATCGAATGCGACGACGCGGGACTCCTCGACCTCGTGCTCCCGGGACTCCCCGTTTTCCCGCTGGCCGACGGGCAGCGCCGCTCGCCCCCAAAACCGAGCGGGTATTTCGCGGCCACGAGAGACCGAATGTCCCGCGCCGATAGCACACGTTGGCGTCCGCCGATGCGCTACGCGTGGTCGGACGCCTTCGCGGCTCTCACCGCGCTCAAGGCAAGTGACCCGCGGGGTGACCCGCACGATGGAATCCACCTCCGGTACACGAGCCCGGTTGACCGCGGACCCACCCTTCCGACGTTCTCCTGCGCCATTCAGCTCTTGACGCCGCGGAACGCCACCAGCGCCCATCGCCACAACAGCACGGCGATCTACCACGTCGTGCGCGGCGAGGGCAGCACCGAGGTCGGTGGCGAGCGCCTCGATTGGTGCGAGGGAGACGTGTTCTGTGTCCCGCCCTGGACCTGGCACCGCCACGCCAACCCGTCCCAACAGGACGCGATCCTCTTTTCGGTCGACGATTGGCCCGCGATGTCGACGCTGGGCTTTTACCGCGTCGAAAACGAGGAGGAATCGCACGAGCTTCAGGCGATCTTTTCCGAGTCGCGCCCGCCATTCTCGCGCCGCAAGTCCAGCTCGCGCGCCACGATCTGA